In one Dermacentor variabilis isolate Ectoservices chromosome 4, ASM5094787v1, whole genome shotgun sequence genomic region, the following are encoded:
- the Tsp74F gene encoding tetraspanin 74F isoform X4: protein MLEGCGKVVKYALFVANFIIMVGGVVVFAVGIWTLADRSFMERLLGTDLYVSSASILIATGVVVTIISFLGCLGAFKEIKCMLLTYFIILFMIFITMLVGGILGYVFRNEVDDRMYQEMVMSIPSYKNDSVVTDAWDAVQQHFQCCGVRLQAKTEPYRIWQLKNSHFNANHQVPESCCMKKEWLHACSKNPTDRDTYMDSCHEKVRDFVKGHAVIVGGIGIGIACLLVVGMVLSCAMFLMIR, encoded by the exons GTTGGCGGAGTGGTGGTGTTCGCGGTGGGCATCTGGACCCTGGCCGACCGGTCCTTCATGGAGCGGCTCCTGGGCACGGACCTGTACGTCAGCTCGGCGTCCATTCTCATCGCCACCGGGGTCGTCGTCACTATAATCTCCTTCCTCGGCTGCCTCGGCGCCTTCAAGGAGATCAAGTGCATGCTTCTCACG TACTTCATAATACTCTTCATGATATTCATCACAATGCTCGTCGGAGGCATATTAGGATACGTCTTCAGGAATGAG GTGGACGACCGGATGTACCAAGAAATGGTCATGTCCATTCCCTCCTACAAGAACGACTCCGTCGTCACGGACGCATGGGACGCAGTGCAGCAGCAC TTCCAGTGCTGTGGCGTTCGACTACAAGCGAAAACTGAACCGTACCGAATCTGGCAGCTCAAGAACTCGCACTTCAACGCGAACCATCAAGTGCCGGAGTCGTGCTGCATGAAAAAGGAGTGGCTTCATGCTTGCTCCAAGAATCCCACGGACCGAGACACTTACATGGAC AGCTGTCACGAAAAAGTCCGGGACTTCGTCAAGGGACACGCTGTCATTGTAGGTGGAATAGGCATCGGCATCGCCTGCCTTTTA GTTGTCGGAATGGTCTTGTCGTGCGCCATGTTCCTCATGATCCGCTAA